One stretch of Flavobacterium sp. 9 DNA includes these proteins:
- a CDS encoding porin, which produces MKKIILTALIAFGFSNLHAQEETKSPFTFSGYVETYYSYDFGKPEDHTRPSFFYNFNKSNEVNINLGMAKVNYSKDNIRGNFALMAGTYAEYNMAAEQGLLKNIYEANVGVKISQSHNLWIDAGIMPAHIGFESAIGKDCQTLTRSILAENSPYYETGVKIGYTSESGKWYLAGMYLNGWQRIEKVKGNQTPAFGTQITYKPSDKVVLNWSTYVGNEQPDIDKKWRYFNNFYGQFKVTDKTNVTAGFDVGSQQAAKNSNKYDTWFSPVLILQYKPTDKIQLAARGEYYSDEKGVIIATETPNGFKTYGFSANFDYLVTDNVMFRLEARNLSSKDQIFTKDNVPTDTNTFVTTSLAISF; this is translated from the coding sequence ATGAAAAAAATAATACTTACCGCTTTAATCGCTTTTGGTTTTAGCAATTTACACGCTCAGGAAGAAACAAAAAGTCCGTTTACGTTTTCAGGATATGTAGAGACTTATTATAGTTATGATTTTGGGAAACCGGAAGATCATACGCGCCCGAGCTTTTTTTACAATTTTAATAAAAGTAATGAAGTGAATATTAATTTAGGTATGGCAAAAGTGAATTATTCAAAAGATAATATTCGCGGAAATTTTGCTTTGATGGCCGGAACTTACGCCGAATATAACATGGCGGCGGAACAAGGTTTGTTGAAAAATATCTATGAAGCAAATGTGGGTGTGAAGATTTCGCAAAGCCATAATTTATGGATCGATGCGGGAATTATGCCGGCTCACATAGGTTTTGAAAGTGCAATTGGAAAAGATTGCCAGACTTTGACGAGAAGCATTTTGGCTGAAAACTCGCCTTATTATGAAACGGGAGTTAAAATTGGTTACACTTCTGAATCTGGAAAATGGTATTTGGCCGGAATGTATTTAAACGGATGGCAACGAATCGAGAAGGTAAAAGGGAATCAAACGCCAGCTTTTGGAACGCAGATTACTTACAAACCATCAGACAAAGTTGTTTTGAACTGGAGTACGTATGTTGGAAATGAGCAACCGGATATTGACAAAAAATGGCGTTATTTTAATAACTTTTACGGGCAATTTAAAGTAACGGATAAAACAAATGTTACTGCCGGTTTTGATGTTGGATCGCAACAAGCGGCTAAAAACAGTAACAAATATGACACGTGGTTTTCGCCAGTTTTGATTCTGCAATACAAACCAACTGATAAAATTCAGCTTGCAGCTCGTGGCGAATATTATAGTGATGAAAAAGGTGTTATCATCGCAACTGAAACACCAAATGGTTTTAAAACTTACGGATTTTCGGCTAACTTTGATTACTTAGTTACTGATAATGTAATGTTTAGATTAGAAGCAAGAAATCTTTCTAGTAAAGATCAGATTTTCACAAAAGATAACGTTCCAACGGATACAAATACTTTTGTAACGACTTCGTTGGCGATCTCATTCTAG